The genomic stretch GGAATTGGGAGGGACCACCATTTCGTAAAGTTTATGGCCTTGCGAACGGAAATCCTCATCCTTTAGCTTAAGGTCTATTTTAAGTTCGATTCCCTGGATATTTCTGATTTGGGTGAGCGTGTCTTTATCACATCGAACCCGGATGGTGTCCTCCTCCCGGATCACGGTATATTTATAAGCATTGATTACTTCACCGGTCTTCCGGATGACTTGGATAGGATCCATATTGTAGTCAGTGAATAACCTTGACATTTTGATGGATTTGCCTGTATCTTCAAATTTTTTGGTGACAAATATCTCGGTGATATAATCTCCCATGTCAAATGTCTCAGAAATATTGCGTGAGGGCTGCCTTTTTGGGATTAGCCATTGGCCTATGATCATCATATAGGCAATCCCTGTGGCCAGAAAGATGAGGCCCATTCCACTCATTTCGAAAATCCCGAAAGGTTTGGCGCCATGGCTTTGTGCAATGCCGCTTACAAGGATATTCGTACTTGTCCCCAGCAGGGTGCAGACGCCTCCCATTAGTGCTCCAAAAGAAAGTGGCATTAGGAGTTTGGAGGGAGCGATTCCGGTATCTTTAGCGATTTTTAGCACAGTAGGCATCAGAAGGGCAACGACAGCAGTGTCATTTATGAAAGCTGATAAAACCCCCGAAAAGACCATTAGCGTAAACATAAATGCGTATTCATTCTTTCTTCCCATCCGGAGAAATAGAATATTGATGGTGTTCAGGGAGCCTGTCCTGAATACCGCTGCGCTGATCACAAACATGGCACCAACAGTAATGGTGGCCGGATTACTAAATCCCGCCACTCCTTCTTCAAAAGTAAGGATACCGGTGACCATAAAAGCCAACATGACCATGATCGAAACCGTGTCAATAGACCATTTTTCAGAAAGAAACAAGACCATTGCGACACCAATGATCGAGAGTACTGTTATGATTTCGGGTGTCATAAATTACATTTTAGCATAATGGCCCCTTTTAATTTTTCTTCTGATTGTGAAAAAATTAATGAACCCAACAATTAAAAATACGACACTAATTCCAAATGAAATATAACCAAGGCCTTTTATATTTTGTAGGTCCTCGACCTTGACCAAGGCTGTGCCACTGACCAAAAAATACAAGCTGGTTCGAATATAGGAAAGAAGTGTTCGGTTATTTGCCAATTTAGTTCGCTGGCGCGCCAGATAATCTCTTACTATTAATTCATTTTCAGATTCTTTTTCCATAATTTTGGAGCGTATATTTATATTAATATCATAATAAATCTATCAAAAATGTTTTTTTCGAAGAAGAAATTTATTGCTGTTTTGTCCTTCTCTGCCTTACTATCCATAGGAACGTACGCACAGGGTGTATCTGACAGTGTTTCCCAGGTGGCTACAGATACCACTTATTGGACAAAAGAATTTTCGGCCGGACTTAATTTTAATCAGGGTGCTTTCAGCAGCAACTGGTCTGCCGGTGGTGTAAACTCCGTAGCGCTGGGTGCCATACTCAAAGGTAAGGCAAATTACCTCAAAGGAAAGTGGAGCTGGGATAACCAAATGGAAATGCTTTATGGTATGGTGAAGAATGAAGGTGAAGATGGGAGAAAGTCCAATGATAGAATA from Echinicola soli encodes the following:
- a CDS encoding SLC13 family permease, with amino-acid sequence MTPEIITVLSIIGVAMVLFLSEKWSIDTVSIMVMLAFMVTGILTFEEGVAGFSNPATITVGAMFVISAAVFRTGSLNTINILFLRMGRKNEYAFMFTLMVFSGVLSAFINDTAVVALLMPTVLKIAKDTGIAPSKLLMPLSFGALMGGVCTLLGTSTNILVSGIAQSHGAKPFGIFEMSGMGLIFLATGIAYMMIIGQWLIPKRQPSRNISETFDMGDYITEIFVTKKFEDTGKSIKMSRLFTDYNMDPIQVIRKTGEVINAYKYTVIREEDTIRVRCDKDTLTQIRNIQGIELKIDLKLKDEDFRSQGHKLYEMVVPPNSSLINNTVKSIDFRRTYPGLTVLAIRHRNDILHTKLKNTKISAGDVLLVRGDEEMVDQLKGNDSLLIISEDTSPRMVWKKIAFTIFIVAAVITVAAFKLLPIPIAAIFGVVLLILFKSISAEDAYRSVDWKVLFMLAGILSMGTALEKTGAANLLATTLVEQLGNFGPRTIMSVVFLVTFLSTNIMSNNATAALLAPIAISIASALDVSDRPFLMAVTFAASLSFMTPMGYQTNTMIYTPGNYKFTDYLKVGTPLNILFWIIATFCIPIFFPFDK
- a CDS encoding YidH family protein, yielding MEKESENELIVRDYLARQRTKLANNRTLLSYIRTSLYFLVSGTALVKVEDLQNIKGLGYISFGISVVFLIVGFINFFTIRRKIKRGHYAKM